ACAGAACTTCGCTAGGGGAAATGGGGAATTGCAGTTGAGATTCCATTGCTGAGAAACTAACAGTCCGGAATATTTGGTTCAGTCTAGCTAAAGCCCTTAACTCTTACCAGTGGCAGGGGAATAATCGGCAATAACGGCAATGTACAACAGGTGCAAAAGCAAACCCCCTAGCCAGATGCCCGAAAGAGGTGTCAACCAAGACCAATCGGCCTTGTTTAAGTTATGAACAAACCATAGGCCAGAGTTAATCGCTAAAAATACTGCCACATGGACAGCAAAATTCATCCGGTCATCCAAACGGCGAAAGGCAGGGTCATTACGGTCGGGTTTACGGGGCCAACGAGGAGGCATAGATTACCAGTCAGGGTCACAATTAATCACTAGCCCTAATTTTAACGGCAACGGTCTGAAATCCCCG
The genomic region above belongs to Synechocystis sp. PCC 6803 substr. PCC-P and contains:
- a CDS encoding 2TM domain-containing protein codes for the protein MPPRWPRKPDRNDPAFRRLDDRMNFAVHVAVFLAINSGLWFVHNLNKADWSWLTPLSGIWLGGLLLHLLYIAVIADYSPATGKS